From a region of the Nonlabens dokdonensis DSW-6 genome:
- a CDS encoding glycosyltransferase family 4 protein, translated as MKNILYIGNKLASQGRTATTIDTLGPLLQKEGFNLRYASSIKNISRRMLHMMRMTYVNRNWAHVMLIDTYSTKNFWYAITISRICRSLKIKYIPILHGGDLPKRIIKNPKALNAYLKNAYQVVSPSDYLISAFAKAGYHNLTKINNFIELENYPYQRREIKTPKLLWVRSFAQIYNPEMAIKVFKLIKEKYPEATLTMVGPEKDGSLEKCKMLAEILQLQIDFTGLLSKSQWIELSKNHNIFINTTRFDNLPVSLIEAMALGLPVVSTDVGGISYLIENDKNGKLIPDNNVSEMVTAINDLIEQPSHYQQITNNARETATFYSWSLVRQQWNGLLQS; from the coding sequence ATGAAAAATATTCTTTACATAGGTAATAAGTTAGCGTCACAAGGCAGGACAGCAACTACGATTGATACACTTGGACCGCTTTTACAAAAGGAAGGATTTAATTTAAGGTATGCTTCTTCAATAAAAAATATAAGTAGGCGCATGTTACACATGATGCGCATGACTTATGTTAATAGGAATTGGGCGCATGTGATGCTTATTGATACTTACAGTACAAAAAACTTTTGGTACGCGATTACTATCTCACGCATTTGCCGAAGTTTAAAAATCAAGTACATACCAATTCTTCATGGAGGCGATTTACCAAAAAGGATCATCAAAAACCCTAAAGCACTAAATGCATACCTAAAAAACGCTTATCAAGTAGTAAGTCCTAGTGATTATTTGATTTCCGCTTTCGCGAAAGCGGGATACCACAACCTTACTAAGATCAACAACTTTATTGAGCTAGAAAACTATCCATATCAAAGGAGGGAAATAAAAACTCCAAAGTTGTTATGGGTGAGGTCATTTGCTCAAATTTACAACCCAGAAATGGCGATAAAAGTTTTCAAACTCATCAAAGAAAAATACCCAGAAGCGACACTTACTATGGTCGGTCCAGAAAAAGATGGATCGCTAGAAAAATGTAAAATGTTAGCGGAAATCTTACAGTTGCAAATTGATTTTACAGGATTGTTGTCTAAAAGTCAATGGATCGAACTCAGTAAAAATCATAATATTTTTATCAATACCACTCGTTTTGATAATTTACCAGTGAGCTTAATTGAAGCAATGGCATTAGGCTTACCAGTAGTGTCTACAGATGTAGGAGGGATTTCATATTTGATAGAAAATGATAAAAACGGTAAGTTAATTCCAGATAACAATGTGTCAGAAATGGTGACTGCGATTAACGACTTGATTGAACAGCCATCACATTATCAGCAGATTACAAATAACGCTAGAGAAACTGCAACTTTTTATTCTTGGAGTCTAGTTCGACAGCAATGGAACGGCTTACTCCAATCTTAA
- the lptB gene encoding LPS export ABC transporter ATP-binding protein, with the protein MQKKLRADNLQKSYKGRPVVKGVSYEVNQGEIVGLLGPNGAGKTTSFYMTVGLVKPTGGDVWLDDTKITQYPMYKRAQSGIGYLAQEASIFRKLTVEENILGVLQLTKLSKKEQKERCEKLLEEFSLQDRRNRNGDLLSGGERRRTEIARALATDPTFILLDEPFAGVDPVAVEDIQRIVAQLTKKDIGILITDHNVQETLAITDRTYLMFEGKILKHGSPEELAEDEVVRRVYLGQNFELRKKKIFD; encoded by the coding sequence ATGCAAAAGAAATTAAGAGCAGATAACTTACAGAAATCATATAAAGGGCGTCCCGTAGTAAAAGGCGTTTCTTATGAAGTGAATCAAGGAGAAATAGTTGGCCTATTAGGACCTAACGGTGCTGGTAAAACCACTTCTTTTTACATGACGGTAGGACTCGTAAAACCTACTGGAGGCGATGTATGGCTGGATGATACAAAGATTACTCAATATCCTATGTACAAGCGTGCTCAAAGTGGGATAGGCTATTTAGCTCAAGAAGCTTCTATTTTTAGAAAACTGACCGTTGAAGAAAATATTCTAGGTGTTTTACAACTGACTAAACTCTCTAAAAAGGAGCAAAAAGAACGTTGTGAAAAACTGCTAGAAGAATTTAGTTTGCAAGACCGACGTAACAGAAACGGAGATTTATTGAGCGGTGGAGAACGACGTCGTACAGAAATCGCACGAGCGCTTGCTACAGATCCTACATTTATTTTACTTGATGAACCGTTTGCTGGAGTAGATCCTGTTGCAGTAGAAGATATTCAGCGAATCGTAGCGCAGCTAACTAAAAAAGACATCGGTATTCTGATTACCGATCATAACGTACAAGAAACACTAGCCATAACAGATCGTACTTACCTTATGTTTGAAGGAAAGATTTTAAAACACGGTTCTCCAGAAGAACTGGCTGAAGATGAAGTGGTGCGTAGAGTTTACCTAGGACAAAACTTTGAATTGAGAAAGAAAAAGATTTTTGATTGA
- a CDS encoding CDP-alcohol phosphatidyltransferase family protein: MKKWVPNIITLSNLLCGCIAAIYAFNDQLVLAGIFVGAGIFFDFFDGLAARLLNVSSELGKQLDSLADMVTSGLVPGIVMYQMLSEAIHMNLTTTESINFFLGEDLYWITHPYTPVIGFLITLGSCYRLAKFNIDTRQTDSFIGVPTPANAILIISLGIIAQDYNNELTYFLTNPYILIVITLISVYLLNAELPLFALKFKQWGIKGNVIRYLFLLISLVLLITLQIYAVPCIIIIYILMSVINNLMIKRQ; the protein is encoded by the coding sequence ATGAAGAAATGGGTTCCAAATATTATCACGTTATCAAATTTATTATGCGGTTGTATTGCTGCTATTTACGCATTTAACGACCAGTTGGTTTTGGCGGGAATATTTGTAGGCGCAGGAATATTTTTTGACTTTTTTGATGGTCTCGCAGCAAGACTACTAAATGTATCTAGCGAGCTAGGAAAACAGCTGGACTCACTGGCAGATATGGTAACCAGCGGCCTCGTTCCTGGAATTGTGATGTATCAAATGTTAAGTGAAGCAATTCACATGAATTTGACAACAACGGAATCCATAAACTTCTTTTTAGGTGAAGATTTATACTGGATCACGCATCCGTACACACCTGTTATAGGTTTTCTAATAACTTTAGGAAGTTGCTACAGACTGGCAAAGTTCAATATTGATACCAGACAGACCGATTCTTTTATAGGAGTACCGACGCCAGCAAACGCGATTCTTATTATTTCTTTAGGAATAATTGCTCAAGATTATAATAATGAGTTGACTTACTTTCTGACAAATCCGTACATTCTTATTGTAATTACATTGATAAGCGTTTATTTACTCAATGCAGAATTGCCTTTGTTTGCCCTAAAATTTAAACAATGGGGAATTAAAGGAAACGTGATCAGGTATTTGTTTTTGCTCATTTCACTAGTATTACTTATCACACTCCAGATTTATGCAGTTCCTTGCATTATCATTATTTATATACTGATGAGTGTTATAAATAATTTGATGATAAAACGCCAATAA
- a CDS encoding exopolysaccharide biosynthesis polyprenyl glycosylphosphotransferase — MSKSIHFEMSERKILLRIIDVFVVLASLELVGIIFGLEYFSINERQWMWSVILAFYLLFFATVFELYNLQRASRITGSLKSAITVGSITSLFYLLTPFFTPELPDNRIQILYFYFAVTLPLLLWRAIYIKLFASARFNKNSILIVDAGEAAMVAQSLQDVDPNYDIKGYINTGPAVQSGHFVGIKELSLTDAHELFKSRKITEVVVASSEVEGITSNLYRWLIELVESGYSVREYTQVYEEMTDRIPVQYVGKDFYKYFPFARNNQNRLYKVYHRAFDIVASLLGLIFCVILIPFVLIGNICANRGRLFYMQERVGLNRKIFKIIKFRTMVRDAEKLGAQFAIKNDVRITRFGKFLRATRIDEFPQFWNILKGEMSVIGPRPEREVFVEQLSEKIPFYETRHVVKPGLTGWAQVKTKYGVTDEDHLRKLQYDLFYIKKRSVFLDMRIIVKTLSTIVFFKGQ; from the coding sequence GTGTCCAAATCCATACATTTTGAGATGTCCGAACGCAAGATACTACTACGTATCATTGATGTTTTTGTGGTTTTGGCATCCTTAGAATTGGTAGGGATAATTTTTGGGCTAGAATACTTTTCTATAAATGAACGACAGTGGATGTGGTCGGTGATTCTTGCCTTTTATTTGTTGTTTTTTGCCACTGTTTTTGAATTGTACAACTTGCAGCGTGCAAGTAGAATTACAGGTTCTCTAAAAAGTGCCATTACCGTAGGCTCTATAACTAGTTTATTTTATTTACTGACTCCATTTTTTACACCAGAGTTACCTGACAATCGTATCCAGATCTTATATTTTTACTTTGCGGTTACTTTGCCTTTGCTCCTTTGGAGAGCTATTTATATAAAACTATTTGCAAGTGCTAGATTTAATAAAAATAGCATCCTAATTGTTGATGCTGGCGAGGCGGCAATGGTTGCTCAATCGCTTCAAGATGTCGATCCTAATTATGATATAAAAGGTTATATCAACACAGGTCCTGCTGTCCAATCAGGACATTTTGTAGGAATCAAAGAGTTGTCTTTAACCGATGCTCATGAATTATTTAAATCTAGAAAAATCACTGAGGTAGTAGTTGCTAGTAGCGAAGTAGAAGGTATCACCTCAAATTTGTATCGATGGCTTATTGAATTAGTTGAAAGTGGTTATTCTGTGCGAGAATATACTCAGGTATATGAAGAAATGACCGATAGAATCCCAGTGCAATATGTAGGCAAGGATTTTTATAAATATTTTCCATTTGCACGCAATAATCAAAATCGATTATACAAAGTTTATCACCGAGCGTTTGATATTGTAGCTTCCTTACTAGGACTTATTTTCTGTGTTATATTAATTCCATTTGTTCTAATAGGTAATATTTGTGCTAACCGAGGTCGTTTATTTTATATGCAAGAAAGAGTCGGTTTAAACCGGAAAATCTTTAAGATAATCAAGTTTAGAACAATGGTTAGGGACGCCGAGAAGCTCGGTGCACAGTTTGCGATTAAAAACGACGTTCGCATTACAAGATTCGGTAAATTCTTGCGAGCAACAAGAATTGATGAATTTCCGCAGTTTTGGAATATTTTAAAAGGAGAAATGAGTGTCATAGGGCCACGTCCTGAACGAGAAGTATTTGTTGAACAACTTTCAGAGAAAATCCCTTTTTATGAAACGCGTCATGTAGTAAAACCAGGTCTTACAGGCTGGGCTCAAGTAAAAACAAAATATGGTGTTACTGACGAAGATCATTTGAGAAAGCTACAGTACGATCTTTTTTATATAAAAAAACGAAGTGTTTTTCTTGACATGAGAATCATTGTAAAAACTTTAAGTACTATTGTATTCTTTAAAGGGCAGTAG
- a CDS encoding DUF6768 family protein: protein MKTKMEDIDHLIKETLSEEEAKFYDGLEEQNLLGMVKGLYKGKNSWLVLAMNIFNLVVFGFLIYFIIQSFDEENTNNLIIYLGVILLCFITMSVIKIHMWMHMHRNVVTREIKRLELQVSSLAIKLSEKEDF, encoded by the coding sequence ATGAAAACTAAAATGGAAGACATCGATCACTTAATCAAAGAAACATTATCTGAGGAAGAAGCAAAATTCTATGACGGCCTTGAAGAACAGAACTTATTAGGAATGGTTAAGGGTTTGTATAAAGGCAAAAACAGCTGGTTAGTACTTGCTATGAATATTTTTAACTTGGTTGTTTTTGGATTCCTAATTTACTTTATAATACAAAGCTTTGATGAAGAAAACACAAATAACCTCATCATTTACTTAGGTGTCATCTTATTATGCTTTATAACCATGAGTGTTATCAAAATACATATGTGGATGCACATGCATAGAAATGTTGTGACTCGCGAAATCAAAAGGCTCGAACTTCAGGTATCTTCTTTAGCCATTAAGTTATCAGAAAAAGAAGATTTTTGA
- a CDS encoding type II toxin-antitoxin system RelE/ParE family toxin, with protein sequence MGFKLTISPLANLDLANAYKYYSEISIKILEDFDTEIEIAYQLLETNPFFQVRYKNVRGLPLKKFPFIIFYTLDEKSQTVEIRSVFNTHQDPSKYR encoded by the coding sequence ATGGGCTTTAAGCTTACCATTTCTCCTTTAGCAAATTTAGATCTAGCTAATGCATACAAATATTATTCTGAGATATCTATAAAAATTCTTGAAGATTTTGATACAGAGATTGAAATTGCTTATCAGTTGCTAGAAACAAATCCCTTCTTTCAAGTTCGATATAAAAACGTAAGAGGTCTACCGCTAAAAAAGTTTCCTTTCATCATATTTTATACGCTAGACGAAAAATCTCAAACTGTCGAAATTAGAAGTGTTTTTAATACACATCAAGATCCTTCAAAGTACCGATAG
- the lnt gene encoding apolipoprotein N-acyltransferase, producing the protein MKFNSLLLALLSGILLWLGWPTSGFAGLLLVAFVPLLIVERRLRLYETRRAAGKVFLFSYLSFFIWNMATTYWLYFSTPFGMWFAVLVNTALMSLVFLGYHLLARKATQGAALTFLACLWISFERLHLDWEFSWPWLNLGNGFSETTSWIQWYEYTGTFGGSLWIWLVNIFVFLSVLRFRPELPQDKLPLKKMESKIISKRQFIIKRVAVLLALVIVPILISQIISYSNFEINKGGGTQVVIVQPNIDPYSEKYYITNDSIVSHITNLALPLTDQFTDLIITPETVLADNIKLTNLDRLEYNRAVNQLRLSLLDYPNVNYLGGVSITEIVRDSAQMNPQTNLYRDGRTLYNDYNSAMFLKARDSLKIYHKSKLVVGVENFPYKSVLQPILGDAMLDLGGTVSTKTIQEDRTVFEMNNSAKVAPVICYESVYGEYVSDYVKNGATFLAIITNDAWWGNTQGHKQHLSLARLRAIENRRWIARSANTGISAIIDHQGNIKQSLGYEEEGAIQGSIRPRSGMTFYTTHGDYIARIASLMGLFILLFSVFRRGKMKRK; encoded by the coding sequence ATGAAATTTAACAGCCTTTTACTAGCTCTTTTATCAGGAATACTTCTCTGGCTAGGCTGGCCTACTTCTGGTTTTGCAGGGTTGCTTTTAGTTGCATTTGTGCCACTGCTTATTGTAGAACGCCGTTTACGACTTTATGAAACGCGCAGAGCGGCTGGAAAAGTCTTTCTCTTCTCCTATCTGTCTTTCTTTATTTGGAATATGGCTACTACTTACTGGTTGTATTTTTCTACTCCTTTTGGAATGTGGTTTGCTGTTTTAGTTAATACTGCATTGATGAGTTTAGTGTTTTTAGGCTATCATTTATTAGCTCGAAAAGCCACACAAGGCGCTGCACTAACTTTTCTCGCCTGCCTTTGGATAAGCTTTGAACGCTTGCATCTAGACTGGGAATTCTCTTGGCCGTGGTTGAACTTAGGTAATGGTTTTAGCGAGACTACTTCTTGGATTCAATGGTATGAATATACAGGAACCTTTGGTGGTTCTTTATGGATCTGGCTGGTTAATATTTTTGTTTTTTTAAGTGTGTTACGCTTTCGCCCTGAGCTACCTCAGGATAAACTTCCATTAAAAAAAATGGAAAGCAAAATTATCTCCAAGCGTCAATTTATCATTAAGCGAGTTGCTGTACTTCTAGCTCTAGTAATTGTCCCTATCCTAATTTCTCAAATTATTAGTTATTCTAATTTTGAAATAAATAAAGGAGGTGGAACCCAAGTGGTCATCGTGCAACCGAACATTGATCCTTATAGCGAGAAATATTATATCACTAATGACAGTATTGTAAGTCATATTACCAATCTTGCATTACCTCTAACTGACCAATTCACCGACTTGATAATTACTCCAGAAACGGTGCTAGCTGATAATATCAAACTAACTAATTTAGACCGGCTAGAATACAATCGCGCAGTGAATCAACTGCGGTTATCGTTGTTAGATTATCCTAACGTCAATTATTTAGGCGGTGTTTCTATTACAGAAATAGTAAGGGATAGCGCTCAAATGAATCCGCAGACTAATCTTTATCGCGACGGTAGAACGTTGTACAATGATTACAATTCTGCTATGTTTCTAAAAGCGAGAGATTCATTGAAAATTTATCACAAATCAAAACTAGTCGTAGGAGTTGAGAATTTCCCGTACAAAAGCGTTTTGCAACCTATTTTAGGCGATGCAATGTTAGACTTAGGCGGCACCGTTTCTACAAAAACTATTCAAGAAGATCGGACTGTTTTTGAAATGAATAACTCTGCAAAGGTTGCTCCTGTAATTTGTTATGAGTCAGTTTATGGAGAATATGTTTCTGATTACGTTAAAAACGGTGCTACATTTTTAGCGATTATTACAAACGATGCTTGGTGGGGCAACACGCAAGGTCATAAGCAACATTTGAGTCTTGCACGATTGCGTGCAATTGAAAATAGAAGATGGATCGCACGTAGTGCGAATACCGGTATCAGTGCCATCATAGATCACCAAGGAAATATTAAGCAATCTCTAGGCTATGAGGAAGAAGGCGCTATACAAGGTTCTATTAGACCTCGATCAGGAATGACTTTTTATACTACTCATGGAGATTATATTGCAAGAATAGCTAGCCTCATGGGATTGTTTATTTTGCTATTTAGTGTTTTTAGAAGAGGTAAAATGAAACGTAAGTAA
- a CDS encoding M23 family metallopeptidase, with protein sequence MSKVKYYYDSETLSYRKIETKKRRVFFRSLLFLVASFCFGLVCFLFADRFLESPQLRKAKGKVEYLELRLDEMQQDVNQLSAVIENVEERDNTIYRIYFDANPIPAEQRQAGFGGVNRYKEFEGQPSAKKIISLKESIDKLKKRTAIQSESLEEIATLAEDKEKLLSSIPAIQPVRNQDLTRMASGYGYRTDPFNKTRKFHYGMDFTAPRGTPVFATGDGVVERADANSSGYGNHIRIDHGFGYVSLYAHLRSVKPYNVRPGQKVKRGDIIGYVGSTGRSQAPHLHYEVFKDEQRINPINFYYGNLSPQEFNALLKKSQEENISLD encoded by the coding sequence ATGTCAAAGGTCAAGTACTACTACGATTCTGAAACACTTTCTTATAGAAAGATAGAGACTAAAAAAAGGAGAGTTTTTTTTAGAAGTCTACTCTTTTTAGTGGCAAGTTTTTGTTTTGGCCTAGTTTGCTTTTTGTTTGCCGATAGGTTTTTAGAATCTCCGCAATTAAGAAAAGCAAAAGGTAAGGTGGAGTATCTAGAATTGCGTCTGGATGAAATGCAGCAAGATGTAAATCAATTGAGTGCCGTAATCGAGAATGTAGAAGAAAGAGATAACACTATTTATAGAATTTACTTTGATGCAAATCCTATTCCTGCTGAGCAGCGTCAGGCTGGTTTTGGTGGTGTGAATCGCTATAAGGAATTTGAAGGACAGCCTAGCGCAAAAAAAATCATATCACTCAAAGAATCTATTGATAAGCTTAAAAAAAGAACTGCGATCCAGTCAGAATCTCTTGAAGAGATAGCGACACTCGCTGAAGATAAAGAGAAACTACTGTCTTCTATTCCTGCGATACAACCAGTGCGTAATCAAGATTTAACGCGCATGGCGAGTGGTTATGGTTATCGTACTGATCCTTTCAATAAAACTAGAAAGTTTCACTACGGTATGGATTTTACAGCTCCTAGAGGAACACCAGTTTTTGCAACTGGAGATGGAGTAGTGGAGCGAGCAGATGCCAATAGTTCTGGATATGGTAACCATATTAGAATTGATCATGGTTTTGGTTACGTGTCGCTTTATGCACATTTACGTAGCGTTAAACCATACAACGTACGACCAGGTCAAAAAGTAAAACGTGGCGATATAATAGGTTATGTAGGAAGCACTGGTAGATCTCAAGCACCGCATTTGCACTATGAAGTTTTCAAGGATGAGCAACGCATTAATCCTATAAACTTTTATTATGGTAACTTGAGCCCACAAGAGTTTAATGCTTTATTGAAAAAATCTCAAGAGGAGAATATTTCATTAGATTAA
- a CDS encoding MerR family transcriptional regulator, translating to MHIELPEKLYYSMGEVTKAFQVNASLVRFWEKEFDVLQPKKNSRGNRKFSKEDVKNLKTIYHLVKEKGFTLEGARDYMKNHKKELNTIEIISKLEFVKTELLKIKSQL from the coding sequence ATGCATATAGAACTTCCTGAAAAACTGTACTACTCTATGGGAGAAGTAACAAAAGCGTTTCAAGTAAATGCTTCTTTGGTGCGTTTTTGGGAAAAGGAATTTGATGTTTTACAACCTAAAAAAAACTCCCGAGGTAATCGCAAGTTCTCTAAAGAAGATGTAAAAAACCTTAAAACCATCTACCATCTGGTAAAAGAAAAAGGTTTTACACTAGAAGGAGCTAGAGATTATATGAAAAACCATAAAAAGGAACTCAATACTATAGAGATCATAAGCAAGTTAGAATTTGTAAAAACAGAATTGCTTAAGATTAAATCACAGTTGTAA
- a CDS encoding RNA polymerase sigma factor: MTDSILIEKIAAGEKKLLPILVRRWHTTFCKKAYWILKDADLAKDIAQESWITIIDKLHTLDDPAKFKYWALRIVYNKSITVIQRNSLEQKRNKGLHVEQSDNDDAVSTENEEKKRHLLEAIKKLSIEKQNVIRLFYLENYTLKEIGDLLKISIGTVKSRLFNAREELKKRLKNNNYEN; encoded by the coding sequence TTGACAGACTCCATTCTTATAGAAAAGATTGCCGCAGGAGAGAAAAAGCTTCTTCCTATCTTAGTTAGAAGATGGCATACTACATTCTGTAAAAAGGCATATTGGATTCTTAAAGATGCAGATCTTGCTAAAGATATAGCACAAGAATCATGGATTACTATTATAGATAAATTGCATACTCTAGATGACCCAGCAAAATTTAAATATTGGGCTTTACGAATAGTTTACAACAAGTCTATAACTGTCATTCAGCGCAACAGTCTTGAACAAAAAAGGAATAAAGGACTACATGTAGAGCAATCTGATAATGATGATGCTGTAAGTACCGAAAATGAAGAGAAGAAGCGTCACCTTCTAGAAGCAATCAAAAAGTTGTCGATAGAGAAACAAAATGTCATCAGGTTGTTTTATCTAGAAAACTATACTTTAAAAGAAATTGGCGATTTATTGAAAATATCAATCGGAACGGTCAAGTCCAGATTGTTCAACGCCAGAGAAGAATTAAAAAAACGATTAAAAAATAACAATTATGAAAACTAA
- a CDS encoding O-antigen ligase family protein: MIKFEKLPYTFIIAGHIVITIFMIAVPFLVKIFFYAAIVYFVLRLLTSANKNNEVILAACYLSCLEVFLRMNNAMLFYEMIKYLVIIFMVAGLALRGFSLKSIPFVFYLLLLVPSIVIASQNIPIDESLRKAVAFNLSGPVTLGVVALYCFQRRITATRLEEILKLSVGPLVMLCFYLFVVTPDIRDVVTNTASNYATSGGYGPNQVATALGIGMFICFIRFLRIKSLRLNILDIILFLAFTYRGWVTFSRGGVLTAFLMIAAVIFTLFFLRRSEFRFAFIPKLSVIAVGLVLAWGYTSLATSGLIDKRYANEDAAGRAKEDLSTGRAELITIELEAFLENPIGGIGAGMVKYYRAKKDGIVAASHNETSRLLSEHGSIGILSLLVLIITPLIFRLSHKGNVYFYAFLIFWIATINHSAMRIAAPAFFYGMALLYVVKPKLKKKQISEKKLPELATL; encoded by the coding sequence ATGATCAAATTTGAGAAGCTTCCTTATACTTTTATAATTGCAGGACATATTGTGATCACCATTTTCATGATCGCAGTTCCCTTTTTAGTTAAGATTTTCTTTTATGCTGCGATTGTATATTTTGTATTGCGGCTACTTACGAGTGCCAACAAAAATAATGAGGTCATTCTTGCAGCCTGTTATCTTTCTTGTCTAGAGGTCTTTTTAAGAATGAATAACGCCATGTTATTCTATGAGATGATTAAATATTTAGTCATCATTTTTATGGTCGCTGGCCTGGCATTACGTGGATTTTCGTTAAAATCGATTCCTTTTGTATTCTACCTTTTACTACTTGTCCCCAGTATTGTAATAGCGTCACAAAATATTCCTATAGATGAGTCCTTGAGAAAAGCTGTTGCTTTTAATCTAAGTGGTCCGGTAACACTAGGTGTCGTTGCTTTGTATTGTTTTCAAAGGAGAATAACAGCTACTCGCTTAGAAGAAATATTAAAACTATCTGTTGGACCTCTGGTGATGTTATGCTTTTACTTATTTGTTGTCACACCAGATATTAGAGATGTGGTAACAAATACGGCTTCTAACTATGCAACTTCTGGTGGTTATGGTCCTAATCAAGTTGCCACCGCACTAGGAATAGGAATGTTTATTTGCTTTATTAGATTCTTGCGAATCAAGAGTTTGCGCTTAAATATTCTTGATATAATTTTATTCCTTGCTTTCACTTATCGTGGTTGGGTAACTTTTTCGCGTGGTGGTGTTTTAACCGCCTTTTTGATGATTGCTGCGGTAATATTTACCTTGTTCTTTTTGAGAAGATCTGAGTTTAGATTTGCATTTATACCTAAATTGAGCGTTATCGCCGTCGGATTAGTACTAGCTTGGGGTTATACCTCACTAGCCACAAGTGGTTTAATAGATAAAAGATATGCAAATGAAGATGCTGCCGGTAGAGCAAAGGAAGATTTATCCACCGGTAGAGCAGAGCTGATTACTATTGAACTAGAGGCATTTTTAGAAAACCCTATCGGTGGAATAGGTGCAGGAATGGTTAAATATTATAGAGCCAAAAAAGACGGTATTGTCGCGGCATCTCATAATGAAACGAGTAGGTTGCTATCAGAACATGGAAGCATTGGTATTTTATCTTTATTAGTATTGATCATCACGCCACTCATATTTCGACTATCTCACAAAGGAAACGTTTACTTTTACGCCTTTTTAATTTTTTGGATCGCAACGATTAATCATAGTGCCATGCGTATTGCTGCACCAGCGTTTTTCTATGGAATGGCACTGCTTTATGTTGTAAAGCCCAAGCTGAAAAAGAAACAAATTTCAGAAAAAAAGTTGCCAGAACTAGCTACTCTTTGA
- a CDS encoding putative type IX sorting system protein PorV2 gives MKNFLYFILVLVSAFAKAQTSRAYSNEFLNIGVDAAALGMSNAVVASSDNVNSVYWNPAGLTRMQDQELSLMHSSYFANIAQFNYGAYAMPIDDVSSFGFSVIRFSVDDILNTTQLIDDQGNINYDRISTFSTADWAFTFSYAREAKLDGFSYGANAKVIRRVIGDFANSWGFGFDVGLQFKRGDWQVGFMARDITTTYNTWSIDEEQFEQVSGAVENQNQDLPETTEITLPKLQLGLARTFTFHYDHVLTAEVDLNMRFIQTNDIISSSAVSATPALGLEYSFIDLVFVRAGAGNFQNIQQLDGSDNTTFQPNIGIGFKYKGISVDYALTDIGDSSEALYSNVFSVNIDLSVFSK, from the coding sequence TTGAAAAATTTTCTCTATTTCATCTTGGTACTTGTTTCCGCTTTCGCGAAAGCGCAGACCTCAAGAGCCTACTCTAACGAATTCCTAAACATAGGAGTAGACGCGGCAGCGCTAGGTATGAGTAATGCGGTGGTTGCTAGCAGTGATAATGTTAACTCTGTTTACTGGAATCCTGCAGGATTAACAAGAATGCAAGATCAAGAACTATCCTTGATGCATTCCAGTTATTTTGCTAATATCGCTCAATTTAACTACGGCGCCTATGCGATGCCCATTGATGATGTGAGTTCCTTTGGTTTTTCTGTGATACGATTTTCTGTAGATGATATTTTAAATACCACTCAATTAATAGACGATCAGGGAAACATTAATTACGACCGTATTTCAACATTTTCTACTGCAGACTGGGCCTTTACTTTTTCCTATGCCAGAGAAGCAAAACTGGACGGTTTCTCTTATGGAGCAAATGCAAAAGTGATACGTCGTGTGATAGGAGATTTTGCTAATTCTTGGGGTTTTGGATTTGACGTAGGTTTACAATTCAAAAGAGGTGACTGGCAAGTAGGATTTATGGCACGTGACATCACAACTACGTATAACACTTGGTCTATAGATGAAGAGCAATTTGAGCAAGTAAGCGGCGCTGTAGAAAACCAAAATCAAGATTTACCAGAAACAACAGAAATCACATTACCAAAACTGCAATTAGGTCTAGCTAGAACATTTACTTTTCATTACGATCACGTTCTTACTGCAGAGGTAGATTTAAACATGCGCTTCATTCAAACTAATGATATTATCTCAAGCAGTGCAGTAAGTGCCACACCAGCTTTAGGATTAGAATACAGCTTCATCGACTTAGTTTTTGTAAGAGCCGGCGCAGGAAATTTTCAGAATATCCAGCAGCTTGATGGTAGTGATAACACCACTTTTCAACCTAATATAGGAATAGGTTTTAAATACAAAGGAATCTCTGTAGACTACGCATTAACTGATATCGGTGATTCTAGCGAGGCGTTATATTCTAATGTTTTCTCGGTAAACATAGATTTATCGGTCTTTAGCAAGTAG